A window of the Myxococcus fulvus genome harbors these coding sequences:
- a CDS encoding two-component system sensor histidine kinase NtrB, giving the protein MRLVWLVLFRTVAASLSLVITVGRLLLQPLEEPSRADSLSLAVIIAAYVSTVVVGIRLRRERAGRLDAWVQVLGDVVIATGLVYLSGGSDSPLTFLYSLAVIGAAVVLDWRGALWVAAAGAVCFSSLVVVLRLTDTEPLGPVLSSRGLFVLGSNLLALGLIAVLAGYLSRQLSATGGALSAREADLRRLGGLQQQILSSMPSGLITCDSQRRVTFVNAAARAILQVEGVEGVGQPLEALLPGVSVLAPRSSRGELVVGSEHGRRRILGLSVTPLEGESGALLIVFQDLTELRRMEEDLERSDRLASLGTLSAQLAHELRNPLAAMRGSAQLLAQERSSDVVVQKLTNILVRESDRLGRLVEDFLRFARPPEPVRREVPLDSLLTETVDMLRADPLARDVRVEVSAREPLTAAVDPDQLRQVLINLVRNGFQAAGPKGEVKVGLARSEKEAQIRVWDSAGSITEEMMGHLFEPFFTTRDGGTGLGLSTAHSIVRAHGGSIRVRSDPAEGTEFVVGLPL; this is encoded by the coding sequence GTGCGCCTGGTCTGGCTGGTGTTGTTCCGCACGGTGGCGGCGAGCCTGTCGCTCGTCATCACCGTGGGGCGCCTGCTGCTTCAGCCCCTCGAGGAGCCGAGCCGGGCGGACTCGCTGTCCCTGGCCGTCATCATCGCGGCCTACGTGTCCACGGTGGTGGTGGGCATCCGCCTGCGGCGCGAGCGGGCGGGGCGGCTGGACGCGTGGGTGCAGGTGCTGGGCGACGTGGTCATCGCCACGGGCCTCGTCTACCTGAGTGGTGGCTCCGACTCGCCGCTCACGTTCCTCTACAGCCTGGCCGTCATCGGCGCCGCGGTGGTGCTGGACTGGCGCGGCGCGCTGTGGGTGGCGGCGGCGGGCGCGGTGTGCTTCTCCTCGCTGGTGGTGGTGCTTCGGCTGACGGACACGGAGCCCTTGGGGCCGGTGTTGTCCAGCCGTGGCCTGTTCGTGCTGGGCAGCAACCTGCTCGCGCTGGGCCTCATCGCGGTGCTGGCGGGCTACCTGTCGCGGCAGCTGTCCGCCACGGGCGGAGCGCTGTCCGCGCGCGAGGCGGATCTGCGCCGGTTGGGCGGCCTGCAGCAGCAGATCCTCTCCTCCATGCCGTCGGGGCTCATCACCTGCGACTCGCAGCGCCGCGTCACCTTCGTCAACGCCGCCGCGCGCGCCATCCTCCAGGTGGAGGGAGTCGAAGGCGTGGGCCAGCCGCTGGAGGCGCTCCTGCCGGGGGTGTCGGTGCTGGCGCCGCGCTCGTCGCGAGGCGAGCTGGTGGTGGGCTCCGAGCATGGCCGCCGACGCATCCTGGGGTTGTCGGTGACGCCGCTGGAGGGCGAGTCGGGCGCGCTGCTCATCGTGTTCCAGGACCTGACGGAGCTGCGCAGGATGGAGGAGGACCTGGAGCGCTCGGACCGGCTGGCGAGCCTGGGGACGCTCTCCGCGCAGTTGGCGCACGAGCTGCGAAACCCGCTGGCCGCGATGCGGGGCTCGGCGCAACTGCTCGCGCAGGAGCGCTCGAGCGACGTGGTGGTGCAGAAGCTCACCAACATCCTGGTGCGCGAGTCGGACCGGCTGGGGCGGCTGGTGGAGGACTTCCTGCGCTTCGCGCGGCCTCCGGAGCCGGTGCGGCGGGAGGTGCCCCTGGATTCGCTCCTGACGGAGACGGTGGACATGCTGCGCGCGGACCCGCTGGCCCGGGACGTTCGGGTGGAGGTGTCCGCGCGCGAGCCGCTGACGGCCGCGGTGGACCCGGACCAGCTGCGTCAGGTGCTCATCAACCTGGTGCGCAACGGCTTCCAGGCGGCGGGGCCCAAGGGTGAGGTGAAGGTGGGATTGGCCAGGAGTGAGAAGGAAGCGCAGATTCGGGTGTGGGACTCGGCGGGGAGCATCACGGAGGAGATGATGGGGCACCTGTTCGAGCCCTTCTTCACCACGCGGGACGGGGGCACGGGGTTGGGGCTGTCGACCGCGCATTCCATCGTCCGCGCGCATGGGGGCTCCATCCGCGTGCGCTCGGACCCGGCCGAGGGAACGGAGTTCGTCGTGGGGTTGCCGCTGTGA
- a CDS encoding type II secretion system F family protein, with translation MAAQAVQKSSASKKNTAQFLWEAKTKSGETKKGEMEASDSEAVNARLKSLGLNPVKVRKKSALDGDITLPGIGGVTGKDILVFTRQFATMIDAGLPLVQCLDILASQMDNPAFKKVLLAIKGKVEQGSTFADALKEHPKVFDELYVQLCAAGEVGGILDTILNRLAAYREKSEKLKRKVKGAMTYPAIVILVAIGVTALLLLKVTPVFAAMFADFGSALPGPTQFVVDLSAWAEAYWLHVVASITAVVVSFSWSYKQPKGRKFWDKVFLKMPLFGPVLRKVAVARFTRTLGTMISSGVPILDALDVTAKTAGNKTVEEAIYYVRGKIAEGKNIAGPLLETKVFPSMVVQMIGVGEATGAMDTMLNKIADFYDDEVDTAVSALTAMIEPILMVFLGGVVGGFLIAMYLPIFSIAGAIK, from the coding sequence ATGGCAGCACAAGCAGTCCAGAAGTCCTCAGCTTCCAAGAAGAACACCGCCCAGTTCCTCTGGGAGGCGAAGACCAAGAGCGGTGAGACCAAGAAGGGCGAGATGGAGGCCTCGGATTCCGAGGCCGTCAACGCCCGCCTGAAGTCCCTGGGTCTCAATCCCGTCAAGGTGCGCAAGAAGAGCGCGCTCGACGGCGACATCACCCTGCCGGGCATTGGGGGGGTAACGGGCAAGGACATCCTCGTCTTCACCCGTCAGTTCGCGACGATGATCGACGCGGGTCTCCCGCTGGTGCAGTGCTTGGACATCCTCGCCAGCCAGATGGACAATCCGGCCTTCAAGAAGGTGCTGCTGGCCATCAAGGGCAAGGTGGAGCAGGGCAGCACCTTCGCCGACGCGCTCAAGGAGCACCCGAAGGTCTTCGACGAGCTCTACGTCCAGCTGTGCGCGGCCGGCGAGGTCGGCGGTATCCTCGACACCATCCTCAACCGGCTCGCGGCCTACCGCGAGAAGAGCGAGAAGCTCAAGCGCAAGGTCAAGGGCGCGATGACCTACCCGGCCATCGTCATCCTGGTGGCCATCGGCGTGACGGCGCTCCTGCTCCTCAAGGTGACGCCGGTGTTCGCCGCCATGTTCGCGGACTTCGGCTCGGCGCTGCCGGGTCCCACCCAGTTCGTGGTGGACCTGTCCGCGTGGGCGGAGGCGTACTGGCTCCATGTCGTCGCCAGCATCACCGCGGTGGTGGTGTCCTTCTCCTGGAGCTACAAGCAGCCCAAGGGGCGCAAGTTCTGGGACAAGGTGTTCCTGAAGATGCCGCTGTTCGGGCCCGTGCTGCGCAAGGTGGCCGTGGCGCGCTTCACGCGCACGCTGGGCACGATGATCTCCTCCGGCGTGCCCATCCTCGACGCGCTGGACGTGACGGCGAAGACGGCCGGCAACAAGACGGTGGAAGAGGCCATCTACTACGTGCGCGGGAAGATCGCCGAGGGCAAGAACATCGCCGGGCCCCTGCTCGAGACGAAGGTGTTCCCTTCCATGGTGGTGCAGATGATTGGCGTCGGTGAAGCGACGGGCGCCATGGACACCATGCTCAACAAGATCGCCGACTTCTACGATGACGAAGTGGACACCGCCGTCAGCGCGCTGACGGCGATGATTGAACCCATCCTGATGGTGTTCCTCGGCGGCGTGGTCGGCGGCTTCCTCATCGCCATGTACCTGCCCATCTTCTCCATTGCCGGTGCCATCAAGTAG
- a CDS encoding type IV pilus twitching motility protein PilT, whose translation MANLHQLLKAMVEKGASDLHITTGSPPQLRVDGELVPLKTAPLTPVETKQLCYSILTDAQKHKFEEDNELDLSFGVKGLSRFRANIFMQRGAVAGAFRTIPFKILTFQELGLPPIVAELVKKPRGLILVTGPTGSGKSTTLASMIDKINTERHEHIMTIEDPIEYLHPHKNCLVNQREVGADTRNFKTALKYILRQDPDVVLVGELRDLETIEAALTIAETGHICYATLHTNSAVQTINRVLDVFPPYQQPQVRAQLSFVLEGVMSQALVAKAGAPGRILALEVMVPNPAIRNLIREDKVHQIYSSMQVGQAKYGMQTFNQALAALLLRRLISQDEAFGRSSDPEELRNILATGGVVPGAQRPAGGAAGR comes from the coding sequence GTGGCCAACCTGCACCAGCTCCTCAAGGCGATGGTCGAGAAGGGCGCTTCCGACCTCCACATCACCACCGGCTCCCCGCCCCAGTTGCGCGTGGACGGCGAGCTCGTCCCCTTGAAGACGGCGCCGCTGACGCCCGTGGAGACCAAGCAGCTCTGCTACTCCATCCTCACGGACGCCCAGAAGCACAAGTTCGAGGAGGACAACGAGCTGGACCTGTCCTTCGGCGTGAAGGGGTTGTCGCGCTTTCGCGCCAACATCTTCATGCAGCGTGGCGCGGTGGCCGGCGCGTTCCGCACCATTCCGTTCAAGATTTTGACCTTCCAGGAGCTGGGCCTGCCGCCCATCGTCGCGGAGCTGGTGAAGAAGCCCCGCGGCCTCATCCTGGTGACGGGCCCCACGGGCTCGGGCAAGTCCACCACGCTGGCCTCGATGATCGACAAGATCAACACCGAGCGTCATGAGCACATCATGACCATCGAGGACCCCATCGAGTACCTGCACCCGCACAAGAACTGCCTGGTCAACCAGCGCGAGGTGGGCGCGGACACCCGAAACTTCAAGACGGCCCTCAAGTACATCCTCCGCCAGGACCCGGACGTGGTGCTGGTCGGTGAGCTCCGCGATTTGGAGACCATCGAGGCGGCGCTCACCATCGCGGAGACGGGCCACATCTGCTACGCGACGCTGCACACCAACAGCGCGGTGCAGACCATCAACCGCGTGCTGGACGTGTTCCCGCCGTACCAGCAGCCGCAGGTGCGCGCCCAGCTCTCCTTCGTGCTGGAGGGCGTGATGAGCCAGGCGCTGGTGGCCAAGGCGGGCGCTCCGGGCCGCATCCTGGCCCTGGAGGTCATGGTGCCCAACCCCGCAATCCGCAACCTCATCCGCGAGGACAAGGTCCATCAGATCTACTCGTCCATGCAGGTGGGTCAGGCCAAGTACGGCATGCAGACCTTCAACCAGGCCCTGGCGGCGCTGCTGCTGCGGCGCCTCATCTCCCAGGACGAGGCCTTCGGTCGCTCCAGCGACCCGGAGGAGCTGCGCAACATCCTGGCCACGGGCGGTGTGGTGCCGGGTGCCCAGCGGCCGGCCGGAGGAGCGGCGGGTCGTTAG
- the pilB gene encoding type IV-A pilus assembly ATPase PilB: MSGRLGELLVRENLISVQQLRKAQEEQQKSGTRIGTALIKTGAIEESKLTDFLSKQYGVPAINLKDFDIDPDIIKLVPKEVAEKHLVIPVNRAGPSLIVAMCDPSNIFAVDDLKFLTGYNIETVVASEVSIREAIERYYAEKGPSMEEIVGDVGDDIELAKEETENIDEMAKAADDAPVVKLVNLILMDAIKKRASDIHIEPYEKDFRVRFRIDGVMYEVMRPPMKLRNAITSRLKIMASLDISERRLPQDGRIKIKMGGGKEMDFRVSVCPTLFGEKVVMRLLDKSNLQLDMTKLGFDAQPLAWFKEAIDRPYGMVLVTGPTGSGKTTTLYSALSSLNDVGTNISTAEDPVEFNFAGINQVQMHDDIGLNFAAALRSFLRQDPDIIMIGEIRDFETAEIGVKAALTGHLVLSTLHTNDAPGTVSRLLNMGIEPFLVTASLNLILAQRLARRLCPACKKPADTVDEQALIDAGIPPDKIGTFTLYEKVGCRDCNDRGYRGRVAIYEVMPFWDGLKELVINGASASELKQEAIRLGMSSLRMSGLKKVMDGATTLEEVVGNTAPDRF; this comes from the coding sequence ATGTCCGGTCGATTGGGTGAACTGCTGGTCCGCGAGAACCTCATCTCCGTCCAGCAGCTTCGCAAGGCCCAGGAAGAGCAGCAGAAGAGCGGCACGCGCATCGGCACCGCGCTCATCAAGACGGGCGCCATCGAGGAGTCGAAGCTCACCGACTTCCTCTCCAAGCAGTACGGCGTGCCGGCCATCAACCTGAAGGACTTCGACATCGATCCGGACATCATCAAGCTCGTGCCCAAGGAAGTGGCCGAGAAGCACCTGGTGATTCCGGTCAACCGCGCGGGCCCGTCGCTGATCGTGGCCATGTGCGACCCGTCCAACATCTTCGCCGTGGACGACCTGAAGTTCCTCACCGGCTACAACATCGAGACGGTGGTGGCCTCGGAGGTCTCCATCCGCGAGGCCATCGAGCGCTACTACGCGGAGAAGGGCCCCTCGATGGAGGAGATCGTCGGCGACGTCGGCGACGACATCGAGCTGGCGAAGGAGGAGACGGAGAACATCGACGAGATGGCGAAGGCCGCGGATGACGCGCCCGTCGTCAAGCTGGTGAACCTCATCCTCATGGACGCCATCAAGAAGCGCGCGTCCGATATCCACATCGAGCCGTACGAGAAGGACTTCCGGGTCCGCTTCCGCATCGACGGCGTGATGTACGAGGTGATGCGGCCGCCCATGAAGCTGCGCAACGCGATCACCTCGCGTCTGAAGATCATGGCCTCGCTGGACATCTCCGAGCGGCGCCTGCCGCAGGACGGCCGCATCAAGATCAAGATGGGCGGCGGCAAGGAGATGGACTTCCGCGTGAGCGTGTGTCCCACGCTCTTCGGCGAGAAGGTCGTGATGCGTCTGCTCGACAAGAGCAACCTCCAGCTGGACATGACCAAGCTGGGCTTCGACGCGCAGCCGCTCGCGTGGTTCAAGGAGGCCATCGACCGGCCCTACGGCATGGTGCTGGTGACGGGCCCCACGGGCTCGGGCAAGACGACGACGCTGTACTCGGCGCTCTCCAGCCTCAACGACGTGGGCACCAACATCTCCACCGCGGAGGACCCGGTCGAGTTCAACTTCGCCGGCATCAACCAGGTGCAGATGCACGACGACATCGGCCTGAACTTCGCGGCCGCGCTGCGCTCGTTCCTCCGCCAGGACCCGGACATCATCATGATTGGTGAGATCCGCGACTTCGAGACGGCGGAGATTGGCGTGAAGGCGGCCCTCACCGGCCACCTGGTGCTCTCCACGCTGCACACCAACGACGCCCCGGGCACGGTGAGCCGTCTGCTCAACATGGGCATCGAGCCGTTCCTGGTGACGGCCTCGCTCAACCTCATCCTCGCCCAGCGTCTGGCGCGCCGGCTGTGCCCGGCCTGCAAGAAGCCCGCGGACACGGTGGACGAGCAGGCCCTCATCGACGCCGGCATCCCCCCGGACAAGATCGGCACCTTCACCCTGTACGAGAAGGTCGGCTGCCGCGACTGCAATGACCGCGGCTACCGGGGCCGTGTGGCCATCTACGAGGTCATGCCCTTCTGGGACGGCCTCAAGGAGTTGGTCATCAACGGCGCGTCCGCCTCCGAGCTCAAGCAGGAGGCCATCCGTCTGGGCATGAGCAGCCTGCGCATGAGCGGCCTCAAGAAGGTGATGGACGGCGCGACCACCCTGGAAGAAGTCGTGGGCAACACCGCGCCGGACCGCTTCTAG
- a CDS encoding bifunctional riboflavin kinase/FAD synthetase, with protein MKVFHSVAEAGRALEGRALALGNFDGVHVGHQALFAEARKHASPAAFTFNPHPGKVLQPDLAPKLITLLPRRLELLASCGLEASVVQAFSRDYARTGPGDFEATLFDALGVAHVVVGSDFTYGAARAGTVDTLREAAGRRGARVHVVTPVTVDGVVASSSRVREYILEGRVSAACRLLGRPFDLDGTVVAGAGRGRTIGFPTANVDTQNELRPAPGVYAIRVRFLKEAGEGAWHGGAANIGIKPTFGGTEVTIEAHLLDFAGDIYGRELRVQFLERLRPEQRFGSVAELTGQIKRDVEAARTVIARTGA; from the coding sequence ATGAAGGTCTTCCACTCGGTGGCGGAGGCGGGCCGGGCGCTCGAGGGCCGGGCGCTGGCTCTGGGCAACTTCGACGGCGTGCACGTGGGCCACCAGGCCCTCTTCGCGGAGGCACGCAAGCACGCGTCCCCGGCGGCGTTCACCTTCAACCCCCACCCGGGCAAGGTGCTCCAGCCGGACCTGGCGCCCAAGCTCATCACGCTCCTGCCCCGGCGCCTGGAGTTGCTCGCTTCCTGTGGGCTGGAGGCCTCGGTGGTGCAGGCCTTCTCGCGCGACTATGCCCGCACGGGGCCCGGTGACTTCGAGGCCACGCTCTTCGATGCGCTGGGCGTGGCGCACGTGGTGGTGGGCAGCGACTTCACCTATGGCGCCGCGCGCGCGGGCACGGTGGACACGCTGCGCGAGGCGGCCGGCCGACGGGGCGCCCGGGTGCACGTGGTGACGCCCGTCACGGTGGACGGCGTCGTCGCCTCGTCGTCGCGGGTGCGCGAGTACATCCTGGAGGGCCGGGTGTCCGCGGCGTGCCGGCTGCTCGGTCGCCCGTTCGACCTGGACGGCACCGTGGTGGCGGGGGCGGGTCGCGGGCGCACCATCGGCTTCCCCACCGCCAACGTGGACACGCAGAACGAGCTGCGGCCGGCGCCGGGCGTCTACGCCATCCGGGTGCGCTTCCTCAAGGAGGCGGGGGAGGGCGCGTGGCACGGGGGCGCGGCGAACATCGGCATCAAGCCCACCTTCGGCGGCACCGAGGTCACCATCGAGGCGCACCTCTTGGATTTCGCGGGGGACATCTACGGCCGCGAGCTGCGGGTGCAGTTCCTGGAGCGGCTGCGCCCCGAGCAGCGCTTCGGCTCCGTGGCGGAGCTGACGGGGCAGATCAAGCGCGATGTCGAGGCCGCTCGCACGGTGATTGCCAGGACCGGCGCCTGA
- the trmB gene encoding tRNA (guanine(46)-N(7))-methyltransferase TrmB, whose translation MPRPRLLPDPVGLHLVEMATPPDWDAEFGFAGPLELEIGSGAGGHALEYCRRNPQVRFVAFEWRKKYARDTQDRAAKAEMKNLRVVESDARFVVPRIFADNSLSVIHLQFPDPWWKRSHAKRAVVQPDFAKLLLGKLVPGGLFDMRTDVQDRAVNMLSILESVGFHNPLGSGVFHPYDPEEVPSTRERRYLSSGEPVYRARLRKPL comes from the coding sequence ATGCCCCGCCCTCGCCTGCTGCCAGACCCCGTCGGACTCCACCTCGTCGAAATGGCCACCCCTCCCGATTGGGACGCCGAGTTCGGCTTCGCGGGCCCCCTGGAGCTCGAAATCGGCTCCGGCGCCGGCGGCCACGCCCTGGAGTACTGCCGCAGGAACCCCCAGGTGCGCTTCGTCGCCTTCGAGTGGCGAAAGAAGTACGCCCGCGACACCCAGGACCGCGCCGCCAAGGCGGAGATGAAGAACCTGCGCGTCGTGGAGTCCGACGCCCGCTTCGTCGTGCCCCGCATCTTCGCGGACAACTCCCTGTCCGTCATCCACCTCCAGTTTCCCGACCCCTGGTGGAAGCGCTCCCACGCCAAGCGCGCCGTCGTCCAGCCCGACTTCGCGAAGCTGCTGCTCGGAAAGCTCGTCCCCGGCGGACTCTTCGACATGCGCACCGACGTCCAGGACCGCGCCGTCAACATGCTCTCCATCCTGGAATCCGTGGGATTCCACAACCCCTTGGGTTCCGGCGTTTTCCACCCCTATGACCCGGAGGAGGTGCCCTCCACGCGGGAGCGGCGGTACCTGTCCTCGGGGGAGCCGGTGTACCGGGCCCGGCTGCGCAAACCGCTCTGA
- a CDS encoding diguanylate cyclase, with protein MADGERKKTQEVARRAGTGGELSGRTVLIVDDDPAHVAHVREGLAPRGYVFKEAHDGTQALSAIRESRPDLILMDVEMPGLGGVEVCRIIKANAGEDGFGFIPVILMTARQAAGKVEGLELGADDYLVKPFDMLELSARVKSMLRLKLLQDALVEKNRELDRANKELAKKREELLALSRTDGLTGLYNRRCFEERLSEEFARSRRYQSPLSLVMLDIDHFKRINDTFGHVFGDQVLKAVAQTTRARLREVDMLARYGGEEFIALLPETAPQDALKVCERVREAIAALGVEHVGADGRPQQVRLTASLGVATVPSNDLETAEALLRAADAGLYAAKGAGRNRVQQHVP; from the coding sequence ATGGCGGACGGCGAGAGGAAGAAGACGCAGGAGGTCGCGCGTCGGGCGGGGACAGGCGGGGAGCTCAGTGGGCGGACGGTGCTCATCGTCGACGACGACCCGGCGCATGTGGCGCACGTGCGCGAGGGGCTGGCGCCTCGGGGCTACGTCTTCAAGGAGGCGCACGACGGGACGCAGGCCCTGTCGGCCATCCGCGAGTCGCGGCCGGACCTCATCCTGATGGACGTGGAGATGCCGGGGCTGGGCGGCGTGGAGGTGTGCCGCATCATCAAGGCGAACGCGGGTGAGGACGGGTTCGGCTTCATCCCGGTGATTCTGATGACGGCGCGACAGGCGGCGGGGAAGGTGGAGGGGCTGGAGCTGGGCGCGGACGACTACCTGGTGAAGCCCTTCGACATGCTGGAGCTGTCGGCGCGGGTGAAGTCGATGCTGCGGCTCAAGCTGCTCCAGGACGCGCTGGTGGAGAAGAACCGGGAGCTGGACCGGGCCAACAAGGAGCTGGCCAAGAAGCGCGAGGAGCTGCTCGCCCTGTCGCGCACGGACGGGCTGACGGGGCTGTACAATCGGCGCTGCTTCGAGGAGCGGCTGAGCGAGGAGTTCGCGCGCTCCAGGCGCTACCAGTCCCCCCTGTCGCTGGTGATGCTGGACATCGACCACTTCAAGCGCATCAACGACACCTTCGGCCACGTCTTCGGGGACCAGGTGCTCAAGGCGGTGGCCCAGACGACGCGCGCCCGGCTGCGCGAGGTGGACATGCTGGCGCGCTACGGCGGCGAGGAGTTCATCGCGCTCCTGCCGGAGACGGCGCCCCAGGACGCGCTCAAGGTGTGCGAGCGCGTGCGCGAGGCCATCGCGGCCCTGGGCGTGGAGCACGTGGGCGCGGACGGAAGACCGCAGCAGGTGCGGCTGACGGCGTCGCTGGGCGTGGCGACGGTGCCCTCCAATGACTTGGAGACGGCGGAGGCGCTCCTGCGCGCGGCGGACGCGGGGCTCTACGCGGCCAAGGGAGCGGGGCGAAACCGTGTCCAGCAACACGTTCCGTGA